In Longimicrobium sp., one DNA window encodes the following:
- a CDS encoding FAD binding domain-containing protein: MLRLHEYTYHRPAALADALAFLREHPDALPIAGGTDLVPNMKHRLFTPRHLVALKGIPELHGIGFADAGGSPVEEGSPAARQLVLGAAETLTAIARSPVVRRLFPALAEAAGHVAGPQIRNQGTLGGNLCLDTRCTYYNQTHFWRQALGFCLKKDGDVCHVTKVGKKCVAAHSADTPPVLITLGAEVDLASADGVRSLPVDSFFIADGVWNTVRRRDELAVRVRIPLPGPGLRTAYRKVRQRNSIDFPLLSIAAAARLAPDETVEALSLVVSALGSRPRVVAGLDKVAAGRRLRDVVDAVAQTAWKQCHPLENIIVDPDWRRAMVPVYVRRALEEMAGGTSSAARAA, from the coding sequence ATGCTCCGGCTCCACGAGTACACGTACCACCGCCCCGCCGCGCTCGCCGACGCGCTCGCCTTCCTGCGCGAGCACCCGGACGCGCTCCCGATCGCCGGAGGCACCGACCTGGTGCCGAACATGAAGCACCGGCTCTTCACCCCGCGCCACCTGGTGGCGCTCAAGGGGATCCCCGAGCTGCACGGGATCGGCTTCGCCGATGCCGGGGGCAGCCCCGTCGAGGAGGGCTCGCCCGCCGCGCGGCAGCTCGTACTGGGCGCCGCCGAGACGCTCACGGCGATCGCCCGCAGCCCCGTCGTCCGCCGCCTCTTCCCCGCCCTGGCGGAGGCCGCCGGGCACGTGGCCGGGCCGCAGATCCGCAACCAGGGGACGCTGGGCGGCAACCTGTGCCTGGACACGCGCTGCACCTACTACAACCAGACGCACTTCTGGCGGCAGGCGCTCGGCTTCTGCCTGAAAAAGGACGGCGACGTCTGCCACGTGACCAAGGTGGGCAAGAAGTGCGTGGCCGCCCACTCCGCCGACACGCCTCCCGTGCTCATCACCCTAGGCGCCGAGGTCGACCTCGCCTCCGCCGACGGCGTGCGCTCGCTCCCCGTGGACTCGTTCTTCATCGCCGACGGCGTGTGGAACACCGTGCGCAGGCGCGACGAGCTGGCGGTGCGCGTGCGCATCCCGCTCCCCGGGCCGGGGCTCAGGACCGCGTACCGGAAGGTGCGCCAGCGCAACTCCATCGACTTCCCGCTCCTCTCCATCGCCGCCGCCGCGCGCCTCGCGCCCGACGAGACGGTGGAGGCGCTCTCGCTGGTGGTCTCGGCGCTGGGGTCGCGGCCGCGCGTGGTGGCGGGGCTGGACAAGGTCGCCGCCGGCCGGCGGCTCCGCGACGTGGTCGACGCGGTGGCGCAGACCGCCTGGAAGCAGTGCCACCCGCTGGAGAACATCATCGTGGACCCCGACTGGCGCCGCGCCATGGTCCCCGTCTACGTCCGCCGCGCGCTGGAGGAGATGGCCGGCGGCACCTCGTCCGCAGCGCGGGCGGCATAG
- a CDS encoding Rho termination factor N-terminal domain-containing protein encodes MPRGWSSKDERMYEHIKESGEERGMDEDRAEEIAARTVNKQRREEGRTPNKRTQGTGNPNRGYEARTRDELYNIAKEKDVPGRSKMDKEELIEAIRGGSKSRSR; translated from the coding sequence AGAGGCTGGAGCAGCAAGGACGAGCGGATGTACGAGCACATCAAGGAGAGCGGCGAGGAGCGCGGGATGGACGAGGACCGCGCGGAGGAGATCGCCGCCCGCACCGTCAACAAGCAACGTCGCGAGGAGGGCCGCACCCCCAACAAGCGCACGCAGGGCACCGGCAACCCCAACCGCGGCTACGAGGCGCGCACCCGCGACGAGCTGTACAACATCGCGAAGGAGAAGGACGTCCCCGGCCGCAGCAAGATGGACAAGGAGGAGTTGATCGAGGCCATCCGCGGCGGGAGCAAGAGCCGGAGTCGCTGA